ACCTACTCCTGTGTGGGTGTGTTCCGTGATGACCGCATTGAAATCATTGCCAACGACCAGGGTAACCGTACCACCCCTTCCTTCGTGGCTTTCACCGATACCGAGCGTCTCATCGGTGATGCCGCCAAGAACCAGGTCGCAATGAACCCTCACAACACTGTCTTCGATGCCAAGCGTCTGATCGGTCGTCGTTATGCCGATGCTGAGGTCCAGTCTGATATGAAGCACTGGCCCTTCAAGATCGTCGATAAGGGTGGCAAGCCCATCATCCAGGTTGAGTTCAAGGGCGAAGAGAAGCAATTCACTCCCGAGGAAGTCTCCTCTATGGTCCTGACCAAGATGCGTGAGACCGCAGAGGCCTATCTTGGTGGTACTGTTAACAACGCCGTTATCACTGTCCCCGCCTACTTCAACGACTCCCAGCGTCAGGCTACCAAGGATGCTGGTCTCATCGCCGGTCTGAACGTCCTCCGTATCATTAACGAGCCCACTGCCGCCGCCATCGCCTACGGTCTAGACAAGAAGGCCGAGGGCGAGCGCAATGTCCTGATCTTCGATTTGGGTGGTGGTACCTTTGATGTTTCTCTCTTGACCATTGAAGAAGGTATCTTCGAGGTCAAGGCTACCGCTGGTGACACTCaccttggtggtgaggacTTCGACAACCGTCTCGTCAACCATTTCGTTAACGAGTTCAAACGCAAGCACAAGAAAGGTTGGTCTTTTGATTCCGATAATCGCAAAGCCCCCAATGCTAACTTGGATATGACAGATCTCACTACCAACGCGCGTGCCCTCCGCCGTCTCCGCACTGCCTGTGAGCGTGCCAAGCGTACACTGTCTTCTGCTGCCCAGACCTCTATTGAAATCGACTCTCTCTTTGAGGGTATTGATTTCTATACCTCGATCACCCGTGCCCGTTTCGAGGAACTTTGCCAGGACCTCTTCCGCGGTACTATGGAGCCTGTCGAGCGTGTCCTCCGTGATGCCAAGATCGACAAGTCCTCTGTCCACGAGATTGTCCTGGTCGGTGGCTCTACCCGTATCCCCAAGATCCAGCGCCTTGTCTCCGATTTTTTCAACAAGGAGCCCAACAAGTCCATCAACCCCGATGAGGCCGTTGCCTACGGTGCTGCCGTTCAGGCTGCCATCCTGTCCGGTGATAGTTCCTCCAAGTCCACCAACGAGATCCTGCTACTCGACGTTGCCCCCCTGTCTCTCGGTATCGAAACCGCTGGTGGTGTCATGACCGCTCTAATCAAGCGCAACACCACAATTCCCACCAAGAAGTCCGAGACTTTCTCCACTTACTCTGACAACCAGCCTGGTGTGTTGATCCAGGTTTACGAGGGTGAACGTGCTCGTACTAAGGACAACAACCTGCTCGGAAAGTTCGAGCTCACTGGCATTCCTCCCGCTCCCCGTGGTGTTCCTCAGATCGAGGTTACCTTCGATGTCGATGCCAACGGTATCATGAACGTTTCTGCCGTCGAGAAGGGCACTGGAAAGACCAACAagatcaccatcaccaacgACAAGGGCCGTCTCTCCaaggaggagattgagcgCATGCTTGCCGATGCCGAGAAGTACAAGGCTGAGGATGAGGCTGAGGCTTCCCGTATCCAGGCCAAGAACGGCCTTGAGTCTTATGCCTACTCCCTCAAGAACACCATCAGCGAGGGCAAGCTTACCATCTCTGActccgacaaggagaaggtcacCAGCAAGGTTGATGAGATCATCGGTTGGCTTGACAGCAACCAGACCGCCACCAAGGAGGAGTACGAGTCTCAGCAGAAGGAGCTCGAAGGGTATGTGATATGAAACCCCTTTTATCCCTCCATGACTAATATGATGCTAACTGTGCGCTAGTGTTGCCAACCCTATCATCTCCGCTGCTTATGGCGGTGCCGCTGGTGCTGCTCCTGGCGGTGCTCCCGGCGCTGCCCCCGGTGGCTCCACTCGCACCGCTGACGAGGTTGAGGAGAAGCCCGAGGAGCTTGACTAAATCTCTTGACCGGCAATGTTTTTCTTCTACATTCTTGCTGTTTGCGGATGGGCGATCGGCTTTTAATGGTTTTGTTCTTTAATACTCTctgcttgtttctttttaACGAATTTAtgggattttctttttgtgcATGGTTGCATAGATCCGAGTTTCATTCCGACGCATGATGATTTGCAGAACTTGGGAGGGAAAAAGTTCCTTACGAATTGTTCAATTCTTCATAAAAACTTGGTTCGTGTATCGTAAAATACAGTAATGAAAGCTTTGCTTCTTTCAAAGAACTTCCGCATGTTCATATTTTTAACGATACTGTGAGGATTTAGGAGGCACCAGTGCCGACAAGAGAAACAGTATGATAGTCATTTATTCTTCCGCGCGTTGAGTCTTACAACTCCTTCGAATAGACTCTGCAAATACCGCCATCTATTCATCGCTCATAGTCTCTCAAAATCTCCCGCCCACCATCTGCGtagccttcttcctcccatctGCAAAACCTCGCCGTATCCGATTTCCTGGGCCTTTTCAGGGAATTTCTCGCGCTGATCCCGACAGATCCGGAGGAAGGCAGCAGAGACTCCTATTGTGAAGGCGAAAAAAGGGTCACCAACTCTATCATTCGGCCAAGTTAACAGTATTAGTCTTCGCAGGAATTCAAAACAGGCTACGTCGGTTCATGCAAAGTATGAACCGTGTTTGATAGGAGACGATAGATGTGAGACATACTTGGAAATTAGGTAGATTGGCATAACTGCTTTTGTCACCCGCTAAGCAGGGTATGTTCAGTTTGTTGAGATAAGACAACTGGACGTGAGGTTTCCAGTCGCGATAGGTATCGTGAAGTCGGGGTGCGCCATTGATCACGTGATATTAGTTTTATAGGCAGTCCTAAGGGCGCGGCTTTTCAGAACCGTAGCTTTACGTGACCCGGACGATAGTATCTTTCTTACCTGTGCACTCGGAATCCCCAAGTAGCATTTGAACtaatattcttcatttttcaGATATGGCGGTGTAATAATTAAGCTGAGTTCACTTTCTGGATTAAGGCCTTACCCACAAATCGATCATACAAAATAAAAGCATCTATTAAAATACAAAGGGCCTAACAGTATATTCTATCATGGTACCAACAGCCGCAcgaagaggggaaaggagataagtcagagaaagaaaaaagaaaaagaaaaagaaaaagccaaaTGTTTAAAGCCTGCTATTAATATCATTCCGTGCTCTTCTCGTTTATACGACCTGGCCAAACGCGGGGATCAACGTCTGAGCCAGCCAGAAGCTGAAAACAAGCTTGGGCCCGGTCATGAGCAGCTTAGGTGTAAGACCCTTGAAGAAACTGGTGGGCCCCTCGTTTTTCATCATGTTCGAGACAATGCGGAAGCCAGACTCAGGGTTCTCAAAATTGCGGTTCTGGATACGAGTCTTGATCACATCCAGGGGTGCCGACACGATCAGAGAGGCACTGGCACCACAGACAGATGCCACAAAATTCTGCGCCCAGGAAGCCGAATTATAGTCCTGCAACTTATAGATGTATTCCTTGGCGAAGGCAGAACCACCAAACagctttattaaaaattagcATATAAGCACAATCGACTTTGTCGTCAATGATCATAAGCATACCGCGAAAGACCCAGGTGCATTGCGAGCAGCAGTCCAGCCAGCACCGCGGTAAAGTCCCATGCCTTCATCGGAGATAATCTTAAAAAGACCGCGGCCACGGAAAGCTTCGGGGTTCGTCTGACGCTTGATCTTCAGGACAtccaaaggaagaaggacgATTTCACCGATACCGATCAAACTGATTGAAATGTTAGCAACAATCTATACGTCTTAATTTATCCTAGTGAGGGAACAACAAACCTTCCGGCGGTAGCATGCATGATAGCCTTACCAGTTCCTTTTCCGAAAGCATTATCGAACTCAGCACCATGATGCTTCGCCAGGTAATCTCTTGCGAATGGCTGGCCACCGTATTTGTAGATTCGTTGCAGAACCTACCGATACCAATTAACCGATTGTAACACGTGCCTGCGTCTAATATGGTCTACATACCTTGTAGCCGGCAGCGTAACCAAGACCAGGGAAAAGTGAGGTGAACTTGCGTCCAAGGGAAGCGTTGGCATACTCTTTGAAAACGACCTGTTTCATACCTTCCATTGACGTGATCTAATCCCAAATACAGTCAGAAACCATGTGGTAAGCGATATGGGGAACGGTGGTGCTTACTCGGGTCTGATTGCTCATCAATCGCTTCGCAGTTGTATCAACCTTTGAATAGCATCAGTGTCATTTGAAACACCAGGGACCTTTtcggaaaaggaaatcatcTAATGGGTTGCTCGTACCGGATGAAAAACCAGCAGCTCCGCAATTCCAGCGGTTCCTGGTGGGTTATCTTAGTAGCCGAACAGCTCACGAGGCGCAAGGACACAAACTTACCGGAACCCAGAAGTCGAGCAGTCGCGGACTCCTTCTTGACATCCTTGGAGGCAGAGCCGGCCTGAGCAATGGCGGGAgacatttctttttctttcctttctgatAGGCTGTTCTGACGAGTTTGTAGACAAAGTCGTTGATAGTTGAATTTTTCTTCaatggattttttttttttgggagTGAAAAGCCGACAGAGCGATTGGATCAAAGACAAGCGACAAAGCGTGCGCTTAAGATAGCAGAGCCAAAGCAGTGCAAACGAACGAAAAGGAGAGAATAATTCAAAAggggcaaaagcaaaaagaactCAAGGACGTGAAGAGAAGATGCAGCGTCCTAGTCAGTCATCGCCTGTTTTGCGCCGAGTCGGACTTTCCGCAAGACCTGCCGGGCGTTGAACCAAACACTAGTCCTAAATAGGATAGGGCTATCGGCATTCATATCGGAGAGACAGGTTACCAATCCTAAGCTCTGTTATGTAACGGATACGTTCCATGTAGTTATgctctactccgtaccgagTAAAGAACCGTCTCAACTGTAGAATATTCATAATATATGTCGCAAGGAATTTTTCACTACTTATTTTCAATTACCTATCCACCTTAGCATGCAAAATACGTGTGCTACGTGACACAGCCTGACACAAAGATGAAAGTACCACTGCCCTGTCAATAGTATCACCAACTAATCATATCAAAAGTAGTTTGCATTTAAACCATAATAGTGATAAAGTCTTTGCCATAGAGGTCATAAAGGGAATACGGAAAACCTGATATTAACGCCTGCACACATGAAGAATCGCCGCAAGGTCTAACCAGCTCATTCGCCTCATACCGGAGTGGCTGGTCACACACCCGGCCCTAAAACAAAACACATACTGACGGCGAAGCAGTTACATATCTTGGGAGAACTGCTTATCAGAGCTTAAAGATCGCCGAAGGTGTTTTCCCCGGAATACCTAGAGACTATGTCAATATGTGCCGAAAACCGCCTTTGAAGAATAAAGCATACGTGATATAAAGAaagccatcttcatccttgtGTTCTTCGTAGATGCTGCTCATAAGTGCAGCTGTTGGTGGTAGCACCTcgtcgacgaagatgaagatagccTTCTCGGGAGACAGTTTGATGCGCTTGCGGATAACATAGACGAACTGCCCGACGGTAAGGTCTGCAGGAACAAGATACTTCTTCTTATCAATAGTGGCGATGTCCGACTTCTCGACTTTCTCACAGATTACCTACAAGTGAAACTCGAGTTAGCATTCTAAACAAGCGGTGAGTAGACATCTTGCTTCCCTGAGGAAGAACAGCTCAAGGGCAAGAATCATCTACCAAAGTACGGATCAGATAGAGTTGTGCGTACTGGAATGCGATCAGCGTATTTCTGACGGATACGCTCGGCTTCTGCCTTGCGCTTCTCAAAGGGGTGCTCGTCCTTGAACTTGGAGCGCATATTGATGGATCGAATCAGTTAATGGATACAACTAGGTCGGTTTACTATGAGTACTAGGTACATCAACGAGATAGACGTAGATGGTGTGAGGTGCAGAGTGATGTAAATGAGATGGTTGGTGTAATAGGTGAACAGTAGGAAGAAGGTGGATGATGACAAAAGGGAGAGCAAAGCCCCGCGTCATGGGTAGTACCACGGCTGATAAGGTCGTCAGGCAAGAGCGGATCACGGGGTGGAGGCGGTGAGCAGCCCCACACGTGAGTCACGATCAGCCTTGAGCCTTCAGGTGCCCCAAGTCATCCAtttaatttgatttgatttatGTCATCTTCATTAAACAGATAGCTCATGGACACACGTCATATTCTCACGTGGGGAGCCTGGGTGATGTCCCGGTGATATCGGGTCTATAGTGCCCTACAAAGATGTACTACTGAACTGAGTAGCTGTGGGTAGATGCGGTGTCCGCCTCCACCTGATCAGCGGCTAGACTACTGGTGCGCGCTGTCTCCATAGAGGGCTCTTGATAGGCTCTGTTCCTGGAACTTGTAGTCGGTATTACAATCATAGTCAAGTTCcaagagtatatataatcCCAATTCTGTGATGACTCTCACTCAACTTAATCTCATTACAAGCTGCATTATGACAAGCCAACAACTTTACATGCATGATCAACTCGATGGCCAATCCTCAACGCAATGCAAACCAGGCAAACTACTTATCACAGCGTCATCTGACTAAGCAGGAACTGGGACATGTGCCAAACAATGCAAACAGCGTATATCCCGGATATTCTGACGACGAGTGGTCCCATACAGTTCCAGTCCAGAGAAGGTAACCTCACGATTAGGCTACCTCTATTTCTTGAGATAGGTGGAGCCGTTTGAGAGAGCGTGCACCCACTCATATCGTTCCGGTACCACCTGATCATTCCATCTATCAGCCAATTTTCAATTCCATCTTATAAAACTATGACCTTGTCCCGGCAATATATGCCTCTTCGGAGGTCACTCTGCCACTTCTCAGCGCAGACCAGACGCGCACCTTGCAACTTTCAGAATACATTTCGCAGATACTCAGCGGAAAAGCGATCCAGCGAACCGAAATCTTTTGTCGTGTGGAGGCCATACCTCCGGCTGGCCATTGGTGTCCCATTCATCGGAGCTCTGATATATTCCATGGTAAATATATGTTTCGAGGCTAAGCAGTACCATCTGATTGTGATTTTTAGTCTAACGAATAATACAGATGACAGGTGAAGTGACCGAACTCGACTCCCCGTCCATCGTGGAGCTCGACGAAGCGTTGAAGAAACAAGCAACGATTAGCGAAAACTCTCCAATGCGTTTACGAATGGAGAAATTGATCAAAGAACATCAAAAGAAAATCGTAGATGAGTTAAGCAGGATTGACGGTACTCATTTCAAAACGGATACCTGGGCACGTCCCAATGGGGGTGGCGGCATATCCTGTGTGCTCCAAGATGGTAATGTTTTCGAGAAAGCAGGTGTCAATGTATCGGTTGTCTATGGTGAATTGCCCCGGGCTGCTATTGAGAAAATGAGGGCAGATCACAAGTCATTCGTTGGCGCAGACGTGGAATCTTTGGAGTTTTTTGCTGCCGGCTTGTCACTGGTTCTGCACCCCCATAATCCCATGGCACCAACAGTCCATCTCAACTACCGTTACTTTGAGACGTCAGACCCTAAGGATCCTATCAATGGAGATAAGAATTGGTGGTTCGGCGGTGGTACAGACTTAACACCCTCCTACCTGTTCCCCGAGGATGTCAAGCATTTTCACCAGACCATCAAAGACGCTTGCGATAGGCATGATGCAACATATTACCCTCGATTCAAGGCCTGGTGCGATAAGTATTTCTATCTTCCACATCGCCGAGAGTCTCGTGGTGTTGGTGGTATCTTTTTCGACGATCTTGATGCCAGTTTCTTGGAGTCATCTGCCACTTCATCACAGAATCCTCAGGAAACTCTATTCTCGTTCGTCTCCGATAGTCTGgcttccttccttccctcttATGTTCCTATCATTGAACGCCGAAAGGATACGCCATTCACACCTGCTCAGAAAGAATGGCAGCAGCTTCGACGTGGGCGCTATGTGGAATTCAACCTGGTTTATGACCGTGGCACCAGCTTTGGCCTGCGCACCCCCAACGCTCGTATCGAAAGCATATTGATGAGCCTCCCTCGCACAGCAAGCTGGGCCTATATGGATCCGGTGTCGGGAACCCGGACCGAGGCTTCTGCGGAGGAAAAGAATCCGGGCGAGGACAAGGAGCGTGAAAAGGAATTAATGGATGTTCTCAGACATCCCCGGCAATGGGTGTAAGCCTCCCTATTCTTAATGTAAAGGTATATAACCAAAAATTTAGATAACGTCTTCCCTTCACCTGTACGATATAATATCAAGTGTGTTTATAGAAGTCCACTAAGTCAACTAGAAAGTGTGCCATTCCTTTAATCTATATCCTTGTTGGTATATCAGCACAGAATCTGAAAGCCAGACGCTTGACCAGTGGCATATAAACATGTCCTCTTCGAAACACAGGGTATGCTCTATCGTAACATATGGCCTGTGCTGTCTCAAAACTAGTAGCAGAAGCCAAAGCGATAAACGACGGCAATACAATCTCAGGGGAGACGTGTTCGTAGacaaaacaaagagaaaaagcgcaAGACATAAAACAAGACAAGTTtgtaagaatatatatatgttcaCAAGGGCCAGTCTTCGAATTAGGACGTACCAGTCATCCTAACGACCAGCTACTAAGCTCCTTTGCCTCGCCAACCAGCCTCTCTGAGCATCAGCCAAACTTGACCCGTGACGATACCTTGAAACGGGAACATTATTGTTCTGCAGTCGACTTTGCATCTCATACCAGGCGGAGCTCATAAGAGCCAGTTCTCGCGTCTGAGCATCGATTATTTTCTGAAGTTCGATCTGTGTATATCATGACGATTTAGCAAAAGTAAAGATAACCGGGTGAAGGGAGGGCCCATGAATTATCAATTCATGAAACAACGTGATAAATGAGCGGATGAAACAAAAATTGATGTGCCGCCTACCTCGCGATCTTTTGGTATGTTTTCATTTGCATCGTCTTCGAAATGTTTTAGTCGCTCCTGGAGGAACTTGATGTGTTCGTTTTGGTTGTGGATATACTGCAAATTATGCTTCGGTATCAGCTTTCGGCATGCGGTAATAGTGTCTTAGGGTTGGTTCCACTGACCTCAGCGCGTTGTGCCAGTCTCTCTAGGTTCCGCTCGATAAGTTCAACGACCTGTTTCGTGAGTTCCATACCAGACTTCTGGGAAGCTTCGGAGGCACCGCCACTTTCCTGTGCCGCAATCTCTGCTAGTagcttcttcatttcctccatAGTTTCTTGGTCCTCCACGCGACTTTCAGCAATCTCAGCCTGTCTGTTGTCAAGCATTGTCCGCAGCTCATCCCGTTCAGCACATGCTTCCCTGGCCAAGGCCAAACTAGCGTCAAGTTCAGCTTGGAGAGTATGTATTTTCTGTTTGATTTCATTCGATTCGTCGCGCAATTTAGTTGATTCCACTAATTCATTCTCTTTGATTTCATTAATCATGACTAGCTTTTCCTTGCTCGCAAGTAAGACTGTCAAATGGTGAGTAAACATGCGattcaattatttttaagTTGAGGTATACTCTTACCAGCTGCTTGTGCATCGGCAAGCGCTCTGCTAGACTTGTCGAAAGAGTCCTGTACTTCTGCAAGTTTCTTGAGCACGGAAATGTACTGATCATACAGCTTCCAATATTCATCACTGAAAGTCCCGTTAGCACTAGTAGCTAGGAGATCTGCGACTGAAATACCCCTGTGTAGAATTTTCTTGGGCCCTCTGCAGGGTTGCGCTGAAGGCATCCGAAAATCCTTCATGCTGAGAATTGACCTGTAACACAGTGTCAGCTTATTCCATCCCTGCATACTGGTCCTGAGGCATAAATTACGGCAGTTGATGACCCCTTCAAGAATTCGATCTCTTTCTTGAGCTCGTCATTTTCGGTTTTCCTACAGCGCGGAGTCAGCCCATACTTAAAGGGTAGGATAGGGATCCCTAACAATTGAGATTCCTTAACGCCAATGTCTTCGAAGTCCTTTTGTAGCGTGCCCTGCAGCTTTGGAGTTTCGCTGCCTGGTGTAAGAGCTGGGCTCCCAGGGGAGCCCTCAAGTTCTCGAATCCGCTCCCGTAGCTCACTTATAAGTGCATCATCTCTTTCACGCTGTTCCTCAGCACTGCTAAGTCGCTCTGTCAAGGCGTGGTTATTGAATTCAAGTTGTTTCTTCAAACTCTGCATTTCACTGCATTCCTGTTCGATTCGTGGCAAGACTCGTCTGTATTCTTCAAGTTCAACATCGCGTTCCGATGTCCATCTTTGCTGCGAATCTGACTCTTTCAACTGCTGCTGGAGGTCTTGGATCTGATTCTTGAGCGtctggttttccttttcaaagTCCTGGCTGGCTTGTAGCTTTGACCGATATTTCTCCGCTGCATTAGCCTTCCGAGCGAGTTGGTCTCTTTCTGTTTTCAACTCATCATAGTCATCCTGCAACCTCTGGAACCGTTCGTTCTTCACGCGCAAGGACTCCACTGTCATTCGCAGGCTGTCAATTTCATCCTGAGCCGCGGCCAGCCGAGCCTCCTGGGATGCGATGATGTCTTCTTGCTGGCGGGATTTAGACTCCAAGGCTTTTGTATTAAAGCCGAGGTCGCCTTTGCCGGACTTCAGGTTTCCTAGTCGATCCTCTGTGGTCGCGAGGCGGCTCTGGAGAGTATCGTTATTTTCTTGAAGGCGTGCCAGACGGTTGTGTAGGTCCTCCAATGCCTTCtcgagctccttcttctcatgcGTTAAGCGGTCATTCTCAGCAAGCACTTTCCCTACTCGTTCCTCGAATTGCAGCTCTAGATCGACGGGATGTTCCCGTTTGGACAAATCTTCTTTGATCTCGTCCACGGGGTCAAGAGGCTCATGTTGGCCATTCTCAGCTTCTTCAAAAATATCTTTCAGGGACTCCTGAGTCGGAGTACTCAATGTTTGGAGGGTTTCCACGTAGGACGGCGCGTTCGGCGAGCGGATAGCGGCGATTAAAATGAGCTTGAGGAGTTTGTTGGTTTCCTTGATCGAACTCTTTTCAGCGACCACTTCCAGATTTGGGGCCGGATCTAATCCAGAAGGGATCCCATCGGGTTGTTGGCGGATATAATTGACCAGCGTTTTGAGGATGTGTTTCAAGTTCTGGAGTTTGGACAACCAGTGGTCTGACGGATTGCGTTGCGGGAGCTCATCGAGGAAATATTGGGGGTCGATATCTTGTAAGACTTCCCAAATGATAGTCCCATCTGTCAATTCATCGGTCGTTCGGATTGTTTTACCAAGGGCGAAACTATTGATCCATTCCAACAGGGCTTGTGTGATAGTGTGTTCGGAAGCCATGTTGGCCTAAGAGGCAGTTGGGTTGGGGAATGCTTCAGGGGTCAAACAACAGGGTATCAGAGTGATGGGTGATGAGATTGTACGTTAAATCGCATTCTTCAGGAGCACGAGGGGCAGATCGGTTGACGAGTTACCGGCAAAGACCCTGAAGGTGTTCTTTCGCAGTTTCGGGAGATTCCAAGTGGGATCCACGCTACGCGCataaatagatttagtataatttaaGTAGTTCTAAGGCGCGGAGATTCGGGTTTCACTACATAAATAGTACTAGTGCcaatttttctttctttttactaaCTTTCTCTGTAGTACTTCTCTCGAGCGCTACAATCTACAATTGGCAATTGTTAAAAGAAGCGCATACGGTTCCGTCCGATTTGTTTTCTCTCCCAACAGATGGGTCATGGAAACGCAGGAAAATATCTAGGAACATGACTCGTACGAATATCATTTATTACACGcacaacaataacaattTCGAAGCGCTACTAGGGCTACTGAATTTAGAATACCAACGCAACAATTCCCTTGAGGTCATAATCAACCAAACCCGTTATTCGTTAGCCCTGCTCGTATTGGCTCTTGGGATGCAACGGGAGCGAATAGTCCCGAGACCAGCACGGCCGTTGGGATGCGCAGGAAGAGCTTTTTTATACTCCGTGGCTCTGATCACTACTGGATAGACACTGTGAGGTCCTTCTCAATTGTTGGATTGTACTTGGCAGATTGGACTGAGATTTGCTGAACCGCCGATTCGGGAGCGTCAGCCGAGAAGC
The sequence above is a segment of the Aspergillus flavus chromosome 4, complete sequence genome. Coding sequences within it:
- a CDS encoding heat shock protein (molecular chaperone Hsp70), whose protein sequence is MAPAVGIDLGTTYSCVGVFRDDRIEIIANDQGNRTTPSFVAFTDTERLIGDAAKNQVAMNPHNTVFDAKRLIGRRYADAEVQSDMKHWPFKIVDKGGKPIIQVEFKGEEKQFTPEEVSSMVLTKMRETAEAYLGGTVNNAVITVPAYFNDSQRQATKDAGLIAGLNVLRIINEPTAAAIAYGLDKKAEGERNVLIFDLGGGTFDVSLLTIEEGIFEVKATAGDTHLGGEDFDNRLVNHFVNEFKRKHKKDLTTNARALRRLRTACERAKRTLSSAAQTSIEIDSLFEGIDFYTSITRARFEELCQDLFRGTMEPVERVLRDAKIDKSSVHEIVLVGGSTRIPKIQRLVSDFFNKEPNKSINPDEAVAYGAAVQAAILSGDSSSKSTNEILLLDVAPLSLGIETAGGVMTALIKRNTTIPTKKSETFSTYSDNQPGVLIQVYEGERARTKDNNLLGKFELTGIPPAPRGVPQIEVTFDVDANGIMNVSAVEKGTGKTNKITITNDKGRLSKEEIERMLADAEKYKAEDEAEASRIQAKNGLESYAYSLKNTISEGKLTISDSDKEKVTSKVDEIIGWLDSNQTATKEEYESQQKELEGVANPIISAAYGGAAGAAPGGAPGAAPGGSTRTADEVEEKPEELD
- a CDS encoding solute carrier protein (carrier protein YHM1/SHM1): MSPAIAQAGSASKDVKKESATARLLGSGTAGIAELLVFHPVDTTAKRLMSNQTRITSMEGMKQVVFKEYANASLGRKFTSLFPGLGYAAGYKVLQRIYKYGGQPFARDYLAKHHGAEFDNAFGKGTGKAIMHATAGSLIGIGEIVLLPLDVLKIKRQTNPEAFRGRGLFKIISDEGMGLYRGAGWTAARNAPGSFALFGGSAFAKEYIYKLQDYNSASWAQNFVASVCGASASLIVSAPLDVIKTRIQNRNFENPESGFRIVSNMMKNEGPTSFFKGLTPKLLMTGPKLVFSFWLAQTLIPAFGQVV
- a CDS encoding microtubule-associated anchor protein (autophagic death protein IDI-7, putative); translation: MRSKFKDEHPFEKRKAEAERIRQKYADRIPVICEKVEKSDIATIDKKKYLVPADLTVGQFVYVIRKRIKLSPEKAIFIFVDEVLPPTAALMSSIYEEHKDEDGFLYITYSGENTFGDL
- a CDS encoding Coproporphyrinogen III oxidase, translated to MTLSRQYMPLRRSLCHFSAQTRRAPCNFQNTFRRYSAEKRSSEPKSFVVWRPYLRLAIGVPFIGALIYSMMTGEVTELDSPSIVELDEALKKQATISENSPMRLRMEKLIKEHQKKIVDELSRIDGTHFKTDTWARPNGGGGISCVLQDGNVFEKAGVNVSVVYGELPRAAIEKMRADHKSFVGADVESLEFFAAGLSLVLHPHNPMAPTVHLNYRYFETSDPKDPINGDKNWWFGGGTDLTPSYLFPEDVKHFHQTIKDACDRHDATYYPRFKAWCDKYFYLPHRRESRGVGGIFFDDLDASFLESSATSSQNPQETLFSFVSDSLASFLPSYVPIIERRKDTPFTPAQKEWQQLRRGRYVEFNLVYDRGTSFGLRTPNARIESILMSLPRTASWAYMDPVSGTRTEASAEEKNPGEDKEREKELMDVLRHPRQWV
- a CDS encoding putative microtubule binding protein HOOK3, with the protein product MASEHTITQALLEWINSFALGKTIRTTDELTDGTIIWEVLQDIDPQYFLDELPQRNPSDHWLSKLQNLKHILKTLVNYIRQQPDGIPSGLDPAPNLEVVAEKSSIKETNKLLKLILIAAIRSPNAPSYVETLQTLSTPTQESLKDIFEEAENGQHEPLDPVDEIKEDLSKREHPVDLELQFEERVGKVLAENDRLTHEKKELEKALEDLHNRLARLQENNDTLQSRLATTEDRLGNLKSGKGDLGFNTKALESKSRQQEDIIASQEARLAAAQDEIDSLRMTVESLRVKNERFQRLQDDYDELKTERDQLARKANAAEKYRSKLQASQDFEKENQTLKNQIQDLQQQLKESDSQQRWTSERDVELEEYRRVLPRIEQECSEMQSLKKQLEFNNHALTERLSSAEEQRERDDALISELRERIRELEGSPGSPALTPGSETPKLQGTLQKDFEDIGVKESQLLGIPILPFKYGLTPRCRKTENDELKKEIEFLKGSSTAVNSQHEGFSDAFSATLQRAQENSTQGDEYWKLYDQYISVLKKLAEVQDSFDKSSRALADAQAAVLLASKEKLVMINEIKENELVESTKLRDESNEIKQKIHTLQAELDASLALAREACAERDELRTMLDNRQAEIAESRVEDQETMEEMKKLLAEIAAQESGGASEASQKSGMELTKQVVELIERNLERLAQRAEYIHNQNEHIKFLQERLKHFEDDANENIPKDREIELQKIIDAQTRELALMSSAWYEMQSRLQNNNVPVSRYRHGSSLADAQRGWLARQRSLVAGR